Below is a genomic region from Ancylomarina subtilis.
TTCATCATTCCAACTATCTGCATAAGCTTTAACATTTTTCAAACCTCCAAGACGGTTTTCAGCAAGCCATGTAACGATATCTCCCATTGGTTTAATCTCCGGAATATTCTCATCAATGCTAAAAACAGTATTACTTGATTGATGTAACATGACATAGAAACCATAATCTGCTCCCCAAGGGTTTGATCCAATTACGATATAGTCTTTCATTGATGTACTTGGACAATTGTTATCACTAAAAATACCAGGCCACCAATCCGGATCATCCATTATGGTATTCATACTTGACTTATCAAATCTCACCCATGTATCTATAGTCGAAAGAGTTGCTTCGGGACAAAAATCAAGATTGCATCCAGCTGGAATGTTTAATGCGCTGTAAATGCGAATTAATTCTTTAAGCCTGGGTTGAAGTATAACATCTTCTTTAATCTGGAAAGCTTCAATTTGTTCTGCACTTGCTCCCGGTACCAACATAAATGAAAACGGAGACCAAAATGAGATTAGCTCATCCCATGCTTGTTTAGGTGTTGTTAAATTTTTATTCATTATAGAAAATTTTAATATTAAAAAAAGGGAATCTCCTCATATAAAACCACCACATATTACCTTAACCGGTATGTATACCCACCTATCACATTCATCTCATCTACCAAACACAAAGGTTTTTACTCAAAAACAAAAATCAATCAAAAACAAGTATTGTATTTAAAGTCTATTAAATTTATGAAAAACAAATAGCATACAATGAATTAATACACAGTAAAATAGATGGAATACATAAAATAGAATAAGTCTATATAATTATGATACTTCGACAAGATCAGGAAACAGAAGAGGAAACGATTTCTCCTTTTGTTGCAAGTCCAAAGTCTACTTTAAGCCCCTTCAGGGGCTTGGAGTCTATGTTTAATGCCCATTAAAAAAAGCTGTGGCACTCCTACCACAGCTTAGTCCTGTTCGTTTTATCAGAATAGACCACCAGCGTAATAAAACAAACAGATTTCTCTTAAAATTTATTCAACTGGCAAAGTAATCTCTAAAGGAATAGCCTCCATTTTTAAATTCAACCTCCTTTTTTCCGAAGCATATCGCCTAATCGGAACATAAAGCGTTTTATAGTTGATGTTCTCAATTATGAGTCGCTGCTCGCCCGCAGGGAAAGATTTAAATCTAAAGGTCCCTTTATTGGTAATATCAGTCTCCATATCAAGTCCTTCAACCTTTACAGAACCTAATGAAACAGGCTGATTTGTTGCCTGATCGGTTAAATACCCAATCAGATCGTAAGAATGGTGAACACCTTTGGCTTTTTGTCGTGTCGCAAAATAATGGTTGACAAATTCAGGCTCGGTTGCGCGTAAGTTTTCGATACTGCGATCGAGCTCTTTGCTCAATAGGCTATTGGTCTCTTTCATGAGCTCGGCAAAACTCTCCTGCGCTTGTTTCATATCTTTCTTCATCAGAATCTGATCCGAACGGCTTTGTGTAAAAGCATTAAAAACAGACTCCAGGTTTGCCAGGCTGGCTTCGGTAATTGAAAAAGCTGCCAATTCGGTCAGGTTTGCCTTAGCTAGTTCAATACACTGATCGGTAAATGCAATCAGATCAACTTCTTTATCACGTTGTAATTTCGATTTTGAGGTATTCACCAAAACCAACATTTTTACATCCTGTTTGCTATTGGCAAAGCAAACCAGCGCATTGGAAAAAGGATAAAGCTGATCAATTAATGTCTTTTTTAAACTCGCCTTTACCTCGGTTAACCAAACTGTGGGTTGGTCAATTTTTTCCCTCAGGCTCAAAAGCCTGCTTAAGGAAATTCCAAACCTATCGGCTTGCGCTTTAGTTGTCACATTGGTTTCGTACCGAGACTTATTCTCAATCAACGTCTTATTCGTTTCCGCATAAGAATCCAGCTTTAAATTGTTATACGTATTCATCTCAAAGTGTTTTGTGCCGTAAAATTCAATAGAATAAACACCTCTTTTGGGGATTGAATCTCACTGCTGATTCATAATAGAAAAAATTAATTTGTATTGATTGTTCATGTATGGGAATTGTGTTCAGATTCTCCACAGAAGCCTTTTATTCAGAAGATTTTATGTGTTTCATAGTTTATAAACATCCGATATTTTCCAAAAGATTTAACATGTATTGAAAACCATTTAGTTCACATTGAATCCTATTCTGCATGCTTCGAAAGTCATTTTGCTGTTAATGAAACTGATTTTCATCTTTTCAAAAATCATTTTCTTGCTTTCGAATCTGATTTTCATCTTCCCGAAAAGCATTTAGCTGCTTTCGAATTGCTTTTTATACCCATCGAATTTGATTTTGCTTTTTTCGAATAGCATTTAGCAGCCTTCGAATTCAATTTCGTTCTCGTTGCAAAGCTTAAAGCTCTTTCTGAATTGCATTTTGTTTTTTCTGAAAAGCATCAAGCAGCTTATGTACGCTTTATAGCAATCATCTCGTTAAAATAAGCCTTAGAAATATTGCTGACAACGAACATTGTCGAGGGGAGTGACTCAGCAAATTGGAAATACTTTGAATAGCGTTTCTAAAGTATTTAGAGAGCAACTTACAGAACAAAACTTCATCTTATAATCTGCAAGCAAGTCCGCCATGGTGGTTGAATTGTAGATCTAAGTTAAAGAATAATTTCTTTAAACTCCAAATAAAAATGACTCTTAACATCAAAAATGTGTCATTTATCACACAAAAGCACCTATTCAGAACAAAGCCAATAGGCAGATTTTACGAGGGATTTCCAAATAAACTGGATGCTATCATTATTTTTTCACCCCATACACAATTGTTAATACCCAAAGCTAAGAATAAAGACAAAAACCATTATTAAAGACTGAATTGATGGTGTATAGAGGAATCAAAATCCAATTAATACGGGAGAATTATTTTGCTCCTTTATAAAAAGGCAAAACAATTTGGCTAAAAAACACCCGCTATGTATGCAAAAACAAATTTTGTCCCAGCTCGCTGTTTTCGTAAATTTATAGTAGCAAACTTAACTCTTACAATAAGATTATCAATCATTTAAAAACAAGCCTTATGAATGCTCTATTACTTTTCAGCCTTGCTTTTATTGTATTTTTATTAAGTGGTATCCGAATCATTTTCGAATACAAAAGAGCTTTGAAATTCCGATTTGGGAAATACGTCAAGCTACTTAAACCAGGCTTCAGGTGGGTGATCCCTCTGGTTGAAACCATTCAAATTGTTGACATCCGTGTGATTACCATTAACATCGATTCACAGGAAGTGATGACCGAAGACAATGTACCTTGCAGTATAGATGGGGTTGTTTTTTTTAAGATTGATGATCCCGAAAAAGCCGTATTGGAAGTTGAAGAATTCAAATTTGCCATTATGCAGCTGGCTCAGGCCGCCCTAAGAGATGTGTGTGGAAAGGTTGAACTCGATACGATTCTATCGAAACGAGAGGAAATGGGGAAAAACATTAAACACATTGTTGAACAGGAAACTCAGGCATGGGGTATTATCATTATCGACGTGAAGATTAAAGATATTCAGTTGCCTGAAAACATGAAACGGATGATGGCCAATCAGGCTGAAGCCGAACGCTCACGCAGAGCTCGAATTATTCTTGCTCTGGCCGAGGAACAAGCTGCTGAAAATTTATTGGCCGCTGGTAAACTCATCGACAAATCACCTTCAGCTATTAAACTAAGGCTTTATCAAACCCTGGCCAATATTGCCTCTGAAAAGAACTCAACCATTCTTTTCCCATTCCCGGAGGAGGTTTTGCCAAGGAATACAAAAAAGGAGGAATAGGTGGTATTTGCTCGTACCTCAAATTAATATGACTTTCCAGGAAACTCATAAGCCCCTTCATGAGTTTGGGTGAAGAATGTAAACAAAACGAGACCTGACAGGTTTATAAGCAAGACGCAAATAAACCTGTCAGGTCTGTGGTAAACATGGTTGAAACAGAAAAAAGCCACTCACAGACTGCAAGTGGTTTGTATTTTGTTTTTATGAATCTATAGGCGTTTTCGAATTTCAAGTCGTTATCTCTTCCCTCTTAAACCAGAATATATTTTTCGACCACCTCGGCAACACCATGATTATTATTGGAGGCCACAATAAGATCAGCTCGATCGCGAAGTTCTGGAGTCACATTATCGACCCAAACGCCCAAGCCGGCATATTCGACCATGCTTAAGTCGTTGCCAGCATTGCCTACAGCGATAATCTCCTCACGGCTAATACCTAGCTTCTCAGCCAAACGGGCAATACTTGCTGCCTTATCAATTCCCTGTGGCATCACCTCAAGGAAAAAAGGTTTCGAAAGAGCGACACTCTCATTAGGTTTCTCTTTCTTCAATTTGGCTTCAATAGTTTTCAGATATTCAGGTTC
It encodes:
- a CDS encoding slipin family protein, with the translated sequence MNALLLFSLAFIVFLLSGIRIIFEYKRALKFRFGKYVKLLKPGFRWVIPLVETIQIVDIRVITINIDSQEVMTEDNVPCSIDGVVFFKIDDPEKAVLEVEEFKFAIMQLAQAALRDVCGKVELDTILSKREEMGKNIKHIVEQETQAWGIIIIDVKIKDIQLPENMKRMMANQAEAERSRRARIILALAEEQAAENLLAAGKLIDKSPSAIKLRLYQTLANIASEKNSTILFPFPEEVLPRNTKKEE